In one Oscillospiraceae bacterium genomic region, the following are encoded:
- a CDS encoding multidrug ABC transporter ATP-binding protein codes for MAELDPRLPPQRRSLQQRFGPHARARDGRGTAKRLLTLYGAWKKEIALVICLTLLATGAGLAVPYLLGRAVDCFHLSDNRVDREALAALLALLAGGVLVQWLGNWGRRSVMERVSQRMVERIRRDCFAKLERLPLSYFDRHPHGDTMSRLSGDADNVSSVVAETVTQLFHSLLMVAGALAVMAALSLPLTLAALATVPVIALCTRLISRRSRTLYREQARELGGVSALVQESIQNGRTVKLFDRGQAVLEEFDRANRALCDTSVKAQICAGFLSPLVNMLNNLGFALIACAGGVLALRGAVRLGVVVSFLGYSRQLGRPLNSIAALFSSIQQAVAGAERLFEILDEPEEAPDRPDAAERSPVRGGVEFDDVSFSYEPGRPVLEHVSFSVRPGEVAAFVGQTGAGKTTLVNLLTRFYDPDGGRILLDGVPLDRYRRGALNRSFSVVLQDAVFFSGTVLDNLRYARPEAGRAQVEQAARLANAHAFILRLPQGYDTPMSGTGGEFSQGQRQLLAMARALVSSAPILILDEATSSVDAATERRIQQATLRLMEGHTCILIAHRLSTVRRADRIFVVGERGILESGTHEELLARRGAYWRMVTA; via the coding sequence ATGGCGGAGCTTGATCCACGGCTGCCGCCCCAGCGGCGGAGCCTGCAGCAGCGCTTCGGCCCCCACGCCCGGGCCAGGGACGGCAGGGGGACGGCAAAGCGGCTGCTGACCCTCTACGGCGCGTGGAAAAAGGAGATCGCCCTTGTGATCTGCCTCACCCTGCTGGCCACCGGGGCCGGTCTGGCCGTGCCCTATCTGCTGGGCCGGGCGGTGGACTGCTTCCACCTGTCGGACAACCGCGTGGACCGGGAGGCCCTGGCCGCGCTGCTGGCGCTGCTGGCGGGGGGCGTGCTGGTCCAGTGGCTGGGGAACTGGGGCCGCAGGAGCGTGATGGAGCGGGTCTCCCAGCGGATGGTGGAGCGCATACGGCGGGACTGCTTTGCCAAGCTGGAGCGCCTGCCCCTGTCCTACTTCGACCGGCATCCCCATGGGGATACCATGAGCCGCCTGTCCGGCGACGCGGACAACGTGAGCAGCGTGGTGGCCGAGACGGTGACCCAGCTCTTCCACAGCCTGCTGATGGTGGCGGGGGCCTTGGCCGTCATGGCGGCGCTGAGCCTCCCCCTCACGCTGGCGGCCCTGGCCACCGTGCCGGTCATCGCCCTGTGTACCCGCCTCATCTCCCGGAGGAGCCGGACGCTCTACCGGGAGCAGGCCCGGGAACTGGGCGGCGTGAGCGCCCTGGTCCAGGAGAGTATCCAGAACGGGCGGACCGTGAAGCTCTTCGACCGGGGGCAGGCGGTGCTGGAGGAGTTTGACAGGGCCAACCGCGCCCTTTGCGACACCTCCGTCAAGGCCCAGATCTGCGCCGGGTTCCTCAGCCCCCTGGTCAATATGTTGAACAACCTGGGCTTTGCCCTCATCGCCTGCGCGGGCGGGGTGCTGGCCCTGCGCGGCGCGGTGCGGTTGGGCGTGGTGGTCAGCTTTCTGGGGTACTCCCGGCAGCTGGGGCGGCCGCTGAACAGCATCGCCGCCCTCTTCTCCAGCATCCAGCAGGCGGTGGCCGGGGCGGAGCGGCTTTTTGAGATCCTGGACGAACCCGAGGAGGCCCCGGATCGGCCGGACGCGGCGGAGCGCTCTCCGGTCCGGGGCGGGGTGGAATTCGACGACGTGTCCTTCTCCTACGAGCCGGGCAGGCCGGTGCTGGAGCATGTGAGCTTTTCGGTGCGCCCCGGCGAGGTGGCCGCCTTCGTGGGGCAGACGGGGGCGGGCAAGACCACCCTGGTCAACCTGCTCACCCGCTTTTACGACCCGGACGGCGGGCGCATCCTGCTGGACGGCGTGCCGCTGGACCGGTACCGCCGCGGGGCGCTGAACCGCAGCTTTTCCGTGGTGCTCCAGGACGCGGTGTTTTTCTCCGGCACCGTGCTGGACAACCTGCGCTACGCCCGGCCCGAGGCCGGCAGGGCGCAGGTGGAGCAGGCCGCCCGGCTGGCCAACGCCCATGCGTTTATCCTCCGCCTGCCCCAGGGGTACGACACGCCCATGTCGGGCACGGGCGGGGAATTCAGCCAGGGGCAGCGGCAGCTGCTTGCTATGGCCCGGGCCCTGGTAAGCAGTGCCCCCATCCTCATTCTGGACGAGGCCACCAGCAGCGTGGACGCCGCCACGGAGCGCCGCATCCAGCAGGCAACCCTTCGCCTGATGGAGGGGCACACCTGCATCCTGATCGCCCACCGCCTTTCCACCGTCCGCAGGGCGGACCGCATCTTCGTGGTGGGGGAGCGGGGGATCCTGGAGTCCGGCACCCACGAGGAGCTGCTGGCCCGCCGCGGGGCCTATTGGCGTATGGTGACGGCCTGA
- a CDS encoding ABC transporter: protein MAVVWTYLRRYRWLCLSAVVFVLLEANFELLLPGLMARMIDEGVRRGDLGCILRTGGWMAGAALAGIGCVLVRNLCSGTASQRFGADLRRGLFAHILRLSEAGADRVGTAGLVSRMTGDTDQLAKSVNSALRIGVKAPVLCVGSVLCAVRLNAGLSLAVLAVVLAVLGLITRYMYLSGRRFSRVRTAMDRLNTVVQEFLRGIRLIKALGREGDEDARFRAANGELAEAGIRLQLLSAWFAPLITLTVNLGVAAVLWLAGAWEVEAGKVAAFVTYMTQMLSALMTLIDVFKLLVRSDTSAKRVSEVFALPVEEDPERPEAPGGRGPALEFRDVRFAYPGGSGIPALDGIRFTLERGELLAVVGPTGAGKSTLAWLCARLYDPQEGQVLLDGRDLRRLSLRRIRRQVAVAAQRSDLFSGTIEKNLAMGDAAAGGERLHTALSLAQAEDFVAGLGGLAGTVEQGGANLSGGQRQRISLARALVRESAVLVLDDCTGALDAVTEGRVLSGLGRRADRAVLLITQRVRTAALADRILVLEDGRQAGLGTHAALLETCPAYREIWNAQGAGEEGRHGGA, encoded by the coding sequence CTGCCTGTCGGCAGTCGTTTTTGTGCTGCTGGAGGCCAATTTTGAATTGCTGCTGCCCGGCCTCATGGCCCGGATGATCGACGAGGGAGTGCGCCGGGGCGACCTGGGGTGCATCCTGCGGACGGGGGGCTGGATGGCGGGGGCCGCCCTGGCGGGCATCGGGTGCGTGCTGGTGCGCAACCTGTGCTCCGGCACCGCCTCGCAGCGTTTCGGCGCGGATTTGCGCCGGGGGCTCTTCGCCCACATCCTGCGGCTGAGCGAGGCGGGCGCGGACCGGGTGGGGACGGCCGGCCTGGTGAGCCGCATGACCGGCGACACGGACCAGCTGGCCAAGTCGGTGAATTCCGCCCTGCGCATCGGCGTCAAGGCCCCTGTGCTCTGCGTGGGCAGCGTGCTCTGCGCCGTGCGGCTCAACGCGGGCCTGAGCCTGGCGGTGCTGGCGGTGGTGCTGGCGGTGCTGGGGCTGATTACGCGCTACATGTACCTGAGCGGCAGGCGGTTCAGCCGGGTGCGGACGGCCATGGACCGTTTGAACACCGTCGTTCAGGAGTTCCTGCGGGGGATCCGCCTGATTAAGGCGCTGGGGCGGGAGGGGGACGAGGACGCGCGCTTCCGCGCGGCGAACGGGGAGCTGGCGGAGGCGGGCATCCGCCTGCAGCTTCTCTCGGCCTGGTTTGCCCCCCTCATTACCCTGACGGTCAACCTGGGGGTGGCCGCCGTGCTGTGGCTGGCCGGGGCGTGGGAGGTGGAGGCGGGCAAGGTGGCCGCCTTTGTCACCTACATGACCCAGATGCTCTCCGCCCTGATGACCCTTATCGACGTGTTCAAGCTGCTGGTGCGCTCGGACACCTCCGCCAAACGGGTGTCGGAGGTGTTTGCCCTGCCCGTGGAGGAGGATCCGGAGCGCCCGGAGGCGCCCGGCGGCCGGGGCCCCGCCCTGGAGTTCCGGGACGTGCGCTTCGCCTACCCGGGGGGCAGCGGCATACCCGCCCTGGACGGGATCCGCTTTACCCTGGAGCGGGGCGAGCTGCTGGCGGTGGTGGGGCCCACCGGCGCGGGGAAGTCCACGCTGGCGTGGCTTTGCGCCCGGCTCTACGACCCCCAGGAGGGGCAGGTCCTGCTGGACGGGCGGGATCTGCGGCGGCTGTCCCTGCGGCGGATCCGGCGGCAGGTGGCGGTGGCCGCCCAGCGCAGCGATCTGTTCTCCGGCACCATTGAAAAGAACCTGGCCATGGGGGATGCCGCAGCCGGCGGGGAGCGGCTGCATACGGCCCTGTCCCTGGCCCAGGCGGAGGACTTTGTGGCCGGGCTGGGCGGGCTGGCGGGCACGGTGGAGCAGGGGGGCGCCAACCTCTCCGGCGGTCAGCGGCAGCGGATCTCCCTGGCCCGGGCTCTGGTGCGGGAGAGCGCGGTGCTGGTGCTGGACGACTGCACCGGCGCCCTGGACGCCGTGACGGAGGGGCGGGTGCTCTCCGGCCTGGGCCGCAGGGCGGACCGGGCGGTGCTGCTCATCACCCAGCGGGTGCGCACCGCGGCGCTGGCCGACCGTATCCTGGTGCTGGAGGACGGGCGGCAGGCGGGGCTGGGCACACATGCCGCTCTGCTGGAGACCTGCCCGGCCTACCGGGAGATCTGGAACGCCCAGGGGGCGGGGGAGGAGGGGCGCCATGGCGGAGCTTGA